Proteins found in one Actinokineospora alba genomic segment:
- a CDS encoding deoxyguanosinetriphosphate triphosphohydrolase: MSPGYSDHDSERLFAEPPKVAALPGSWPAVRTPFSRDRARVLHSAALRRLAGKTQVVGPNEGSEVHGIPRTRLTHSLEVAQIGRGIAEELGCDPDIVDTAGLAHDIGHPPFGHNGERALDESSQACGGFEGNAQTLRILTRLEPKILGHGLNLTRASLDAATKYPWPRRAGIRKFGVYEDDLAVFDWMRDGAPGDRRCIEAQVMDWSDDVAYSVHDVEDGVRAGRISLSALADSTERAVIAELAAKHFSTEPISALEEAATVLLDLPVVGDLAEREYDGSLDAQVALKRLTSELVGRFAAAAVTGTREAHGPGPLIRYAADLVVPERVASEVALLKAMAVHFVLSDPVRLAMQREQRALIASLVETLTERGPAVLEPAFLPAWHAAADDAERLRVVVDQVASLTDAQAIVWHAELVDNFRA, encoded by the coding sequence GTGAGCCCCGGCTACTCAGATCATGACAGCGAACGGCTGTTCGCCGAGCCGCCCAAGGTCGCGGCCCTTCCCGGCTCCTGGCCTGCCGTGCGCACCCCGTTCAGCCGCGACCGCGCGCGAGTCCTGCACTCGGCCGCGTTGCGGCGGCTCGCGGGAAAAACCCAGGTCGTAGGCCCCAATGAGGGCTCCGAGGTGCACGGCATCCCGCGAACCCGGCTGACCCACTCGCTCGAGGTCGCCCAGATCGGCCGGGGGATCGCCGAGGAACTCGGCTGCGATCCGGACATCGTGGACACCGCGGGACTCGCCCACGACATCGGCCACCCGCCGTTCGGTCACAACGGCGAACGCGCGCTGGACGAGTCGTCGCAGGCCTGCGGGGGTTTCGAGGGCAACGCACAGACATTGCGGATCCTGACCCGCCTCGAACCGAAGATCCTCGGTCACGGCCTGAACCTGACCAGGGCGTCGCTCGACGCCGCCACGAAGTACCCGTGGCCGCGCCGCGCGGGCATCCGGAAGTTCGGTGTCTACGAGGACGACCTCGCGGTGTTCGACTGGATGCGCGACGGCGCCCCGGGTGATCGCCGGTGCATAGAGGCGCAGGTCATGGACTGGTCCGACGACGTCGCGTACTCAGTGCACGACGTCGAGGACGGGGTACGGGCAGGCCGCATCTCACTGAGCGCCCTGGCCGACTCGACGGAACGCGCGGTGATCGCCGAGCTGGCCGCCAAACATTTCTCCACCGAACCCATCTCGGCGCTGGAGGAGGCAGCGACCGTGCTGCTGGACCTTCCGGTCGTCGGCGACCTCGCGGAAAGGGAGTACGACGGGTCGCTCGACGCCCAGGTGGCGCTGAAGCGGCTGACCAGCGAGCTGGTGGGCCGGTTCGCCGCCGCCGCGGTCACCGGTACGCGCGAAGCACACGGTCCAGGGCCGCTCATCAGGTACGCGGCTGATCTGGTCGTGCCGGAGCGGGTGGCCTCCGAGGTCGCACTGCTCAAGGCGATGGCCGTGCACTTCGTTTTAAGCGACCCGGTTCGGCTGGCCATGCAACGCGAACAGCGCGCTCTGATCGCCAGTCTGGTGGAGACGTTGACCGAACGCGGCCCAGCTGTGCTGGAGCCCGCGTTCCTGCCCGCATGGCATGCCGCGGCGGACGACGCGGAACGGCTTCGGGTGGTGGTCGACCAGGTCGCGTCGCTGACCGACGCCCAGGCGATCGTCTGGCACGCGGAGCTTGTGGACAACTTCCGAGCCTGA